From Nevskia ramosa DSM 11499, the proteins below share one genomic window:
- a CDS encoding family 2A encapsulin nanocompartment shell protein encodes MSDSAPLPTLGDVAAHKLANTTKTVAQYSNITPRWLTHLLQWQPVEAGVFRVNKVKNPADIRTACSVTESGQLPNSFVDYDENPREYWLKQVATKLNIATRVSDLHSSPYDQIKEQLRLIIETIKERQESELINNPDYGLLANVAESQRVYPLTGAPTPDDMDELLTKVWKEPAFFLAHPLAIAAFGRECTRRGVPPPTVSLFGSQFITWRGVPLIPSDKLPIADGKSKIILMRVGEKRQGVVGLFQPGLPGEQSPGLSVRLMGIDDHAIASYLISLYCSLAVLTDDALAVLEDVEINKFHDYPDTYK; translated from the coding sequence ATGTCTGATTCCGCACCACTGCCGACCTTGGGTGATGTCGCTGCCCACAAACTGGCAAATACCACCAAGACGGTTGCGCAGTATTCGAACATCACGCCGCGCTGGCTGACTCATCTGCTGCAATGGCAGCCTGTCGAAGCCGGTGTGTTCCGCGTCAACAAGGTCAAGAATCCGGCCGACATCCGCACCGCTTGCTCGGTGACCGAAAGCGGCCAGCTGCCGAATTCCTTCGTCGATTACGACGAGAATCCGCGCGAATACTGGCTCAAGCAGGTTGCCACCAAGCTGAATATCGCCACTCGGGTATCGGATCTGCATTCCAGCCCGTACGACCAGATCAAGGAACAGCTGCGCCTGATCATCGAAACGATCAAGGAACGCCAGGAAAGCGAGCTGATCAACAACCCGGACTACGGCCTGCTGGCCAACGTCGCCGAATCGCAGCGTGTCTATCCGCTGACCGGCGCGCCGACGCCGGACGACATGGACGAGCTGCTGACCAAGGTCTGGAAGGAGCCGGCATTCTTCCTCGCCCATCCGCTGGCGATCGCTGCGTTCGGCCGCGAATGCACGCGCCGTGGCGTGCCGCCGCCGACGGTCAGCCTGTTCGGCTCGCAGTTCATCACCTGGCGCGGCGTGCCGCTGATCCCGAGCGACAAGCTGCCGATCGCCGATGGCAAGTCGAAGATCATCCTGATGCGCGTTGGCGAGAAGCGTCAGGGCGTTGTCGGCCTGTTCCAGCCGGGCTTGCCGGGTGAGCAGAGCCCGGGCCTGTCGGTCCGCCTGATGGGCATCGACGACCATGCGATCGCCTCTTATCTGATCTCGCTGTACTGCTCGCTGGCGGTGCTTACCGACGACGCGCTGGCGGTGCTGGAAGACGTGGAAATCAACAAGTTCCACGACTATCCCGATACCTACAAGTAA
- a CDS encoding family 2A encapsulin nanocompartment cargo protein cysteine desulfurase, with amino-acid sequence MSVSGSGLDASALQAMANAMFSAPPGAEPAFGQAPAAPSGPINLGSPLPPGGIPVAGQNNPLPVATSLPMTPPVRATQPGAAELAAPPSFITPRVVPTQAQTPDLHGLQSTVLPALPKGGNGFAGVPEGFAALLPGAAPTPNLSDAAVPSSAQPPSSPYYFLGDASSASGVPESPQLNLASLSDPFGLSAPTRIGGEPPRSSGSTSGAPSSPQSNVSAPSFYFADLGASPGAAKPLPKVSPGRGAFDVQAVRRDFPILSTRVSGGKPLVWLDNAATTQKPQSVIDRISYFYANENSNIHRAAHELAARATDAYEAARKKVTNFIGASSPEEIIFVRGTTEGINLVAQSWGKQNIGEGDEIVVSHLEHHANIVPWQMLAAEKGAVLRVIPVDNTGQVRLDEYQKLLSSRTKIVAVTQVSNALGTVVPVKEIIDLGHRYGAKVLIDGAQSVSHMRVDVQALDADFFVFSGHKLFGPTGIGVVYGKRDLLEHMPPHQGGGNMIEDVTFDKTVYQGPPARFEAGTGNIADAVGLGAAIDYVERIGIENIARQEHDLLEYGTEALCRIPGLCMIGTAKHKTSVMSFVLEGFTTAEVGQALSEEGIAVRTGHHCAQPILRRFGLEFTVRPSLAFYNTFEEIDLLAATVRRLSQTRRRG; translated from the coding sequence ATGAGTGTCTCGGGCAGCGGTCTCGACGCGTCCGCGCTGCAGGCGATGGCCAATGCGATGTTCAGCGCGCCGCCCGGCGCTGAACCGGCATTCGGTCAGGCGCCAGCCGCGCCGAGCGGCCCCATCAATCTCGGTTCGCCGCTGCCGCCGGGCGGCATTCCGGTGGCCGGGCAGAACAATCCCTTGCCGGTGGCGACCAGCCTGCCGATGACGCCGCCCGTGAGGGCCACGCAGCCCGGTGCTGCCGAACTGGCCGCGCCGCCGTCGTTCATCACACCGAGAGTGGTGCCGACGCAGGCGCAGACGCCGGACCTTCATGGCCTGCAGAGCACGGTGCTGCCAGCCCTGCCGAAAGGCGGCAATGGCTTCGCCGGCGTGCCGGAAGGTTTTGCAGCGCTGTTGCCGGGTGCTGCACCAACGCCGAATTTGTCCGACGCAGCGGTGCCGTCATCGGCGCAGCCGCCGAGCAGCCCGTATTACTTTCTCGGCGATGCTTCATCGGCGAGTGGTGTGCCTGAATCGCCGCAGCTGAATCTGGCCAGCCTGTCTGATCCGTTCGGGCTGTCGGCGCCGACGCGGATCGGTGGCGAACCGCCACGTTCATCGGGCTCGACGTCGGGTGCGCCCTCCAGCCCCCAGTCCAACGTGTCGGCACCCAGTTTCTACTTTGCGGATCTTGGTGCCAGTCCGGGTGCGGCCAAGCCGTTGCCGAAAGTGTCGCCGGGTCGCGGCGCCTTCGATGTGCAGGCCGTACGTCGCGATTTCCCGATCCTGTCGACGCGAGTCAGCGGTGGCAAGCCGCTGGTCTGGCTCGACAATGCAGCGACGACGCAGAAGCCGCAGTCGGTCATCGACCGCATCTCGTACTTCTACGCCAACGAAAACTCCAACATCCATCGCGCCGCGCATGAACTGGCCGCGCGGGCGACCGATGCCTACGAGGCCGCGCGCAAGAAGGTGACGAACTTCATCGGCGCTTCGAGCCCCGAGGAAATCATCTTCGTACGCGGCACCACCGAAGGCATCAATTTGGTTGCCCAAAGCTGGGGCAAGCAGAACATTGGTGAAGGCGACGAGATCGTCGTCTCGCATCTCGAGCATCACGCCAACATCGTGCCCTGGCAGATGCTGGCGGCCGAGAAGGGCGCGGTGCTGCGGGTGATCCCGGTCGACAACACCGGGCAGGTGCGGCTCGACGAGTACCAGAAGCTGCTGAGCAGTCGTACCAAGATTGTCGCGGTTACCCAGGTCTCGAATGCGCTCGGCACCGTAGTGCCGGTCAAGGAGATCATCGACCTCGGCCATCGCTACGGCGCCAAGGTGCTGATCGACGGCGCGCAGTCGGTGTCGCACATGCGGGTTGATGTGCAGGCGCTGGATGCCGATTTCTTCGTGTTCTCCGGCCACAAGCTGTTCGGGCCGACTGGCATCGGCGTTGTCTACGGCAAGCGCGACCTGCTCGAGCACATGCCGCCGCATCAGGGTGGCGGCAACATGATCGAGGACGTGACCTTCGACAAGACCGTCTACCAGGGTCCGCCAGCGCGTTTCGAAGCCGGCACCGGCAACATCGCCGATGCCGTGGGCCTGGGTGCTGCAATCGATTACGTCGAGCGCATCGGCATCGAGAACATCGCCCGCCAGGAACATGATCTGCTCGAGTACGGCACCGAAGCGCTCTGTCGCATTCCGGGGCTGTGCATGATCGGCACCGCCAAGCACAAGACCAGCGTGATGAGCTTCGTGCTTGAAGGTTTCACCACGGCGGAAGTGGGGCAGGCGCTCAGCGAGGAAGGTATTGCCGTGCGCACGGGTCATCACTGCGCGCAGCCGATCCTGCGTCGCTTCGGGCTGGAATTCACGGTGCGGCCGAGTCTGGCCTTCTACAACACCTTCGAAGAGATCGACTTGCTCGCCGCGACCGTGCGGCGGCTGTCCCAGACGCGGCGACGGGGCTGA